In Nasonia vitripennis strain AsymCx chromosome 2 unlocalized genomic scaffold, Nvit_psr_1.1 chr2_random0011, whole genome shotgun sequence, one DNA window encodes the following:
- the LOC116416593 gene encoding uncharacterized protein LOC116416593 encodes MKRYKQYLFDGDPAIIPRTAERHNLDLNTSDTEVQVETEENDLMDIEQDTFINTDAQSTVIEDINVENIYDGDVEDTTYGTTEWNWRIELSKIILNNELNNIYGKIGNLKEFIEHKAFFEKISTTMNKSRGEIFLMI; translated from the exons ATGAAGAGGTATaagcaatatttatttgaTGGAGATCCAGCTATTATACCGCGTACAGCTGAACGCCATAATCTTGATCTGAATACATCAGATACTGAAGtg CAGGTAGAGACAGAAGAAAATGATTTAATGGATATAGAGCAGGATACTTTTATCAATACTGATGCTCAGTCTACAGTTATAGAG GATATTAATGTAGAAAATATCTATGATGGAGACGTAGAAGATACAACGTACGGCACAACTGAATGGAATTGGAGAATCGAACTATCTAAAATAATTCTGAACAAtgaattgaataatatatatggCAAGATCGGTAATTTGAAGGAGTTTATTGAGCATAAagctttttttgaaaaaatttcaacaacaaTGAACAAAAGTAgaggagaaatttttttaatgatttga